From a single Shewanella donghaensis genomic region:
- a CDS encoding tetratricopeptide repeat protein — protein sequence MSVINKVLKDLDKRQQSVGNVETQRQGFISPEVQFQSAVQPSSTSQSSNKGVIVAIVMLLAMSILGYMLYRQAQQLHDMQPLAENQIDADIPARENVELGRITEGVTTESIEVNNAASAEASIETVDNADLVAAFDKAANEKQIDNFDGTDVQSEVVVAKSTKPDNSVLSEPETKIVAVTGEDVEVNRDKKSDKESSVQVRYEQTTRSSSFDTDVKTTSAKKYTDVKVSNKQPATVTNANEKGHMAVKEVMLTNEQLAQKKFNAAETAEQKQKIDQAIKNYYEALVLQPSMHQARKQLAALYYSVNNLGRAQQILAQGVNLFPEEVELVVLKAKVENAAFNADKALNTLNAIDDNSEWARDKWILQSDIAQKNGQFEIAESAYRSLLTLEPSQARWWMGLAYALDSQQQYSQAADAYRKAMSYRGLSTGAMTYIEQRLIQLGGSQ from the coding sequence ATGAGCGTCATTAATAAAGTATTGAAAGATTTAGATAAACGACAGCAGTCAGTTGGCAACGTAGAAACACAACGACAGGGGTTTATCAGCCCAGAAGTCCAGTTTCAGAGTGCTGTGCAGCCGAGTTCAACGAGTCAATCGTCTAATAAAGGTGTGATTGTTGCCATTGTCATGTTGTTGGCAATGTCGATATTGGGTTACATGCTTTATCGACAGGCTCAGCAATTACATGACATGCAGCCGCTAGCTGAAAATCAGATTGATGCAGATATACCAGCTAGAGAAAATGTTGAGCTAGGAAGAATAACAGAAGGCGTAACTACTGAGAGCATTGAAGTTAATAATGCTGCAAGCGCAGAGGCTTCAATTGAAACTGTTGATAATGCCGATCTAGTGGCAGCTTTTGATAAAGCTGCAAACGAAAAACAAATAGATAATTTTGATGGAACAGATGTGCAGAGTGAAGTTGTCGTTGCTAAAAGCACCAAACCTGACAATTCAGTTTTGTCCGAACCAGAAACAAAAATAGTTGCCGTAACCGGTGAAGATGTTGAAGTAAATAGAGATAAAAAGTCAGATAAAGAGTCTTCAGTGCAAGTTCGCTATGAGCAAACAACACGTTCATCAAGCTTTGATACAGACGTAAAAACAACATCAGCTAAAAAATATACTGATGTGAAAGTGTCAAACAAACAGCCTGCAACAGTGACTAATGCCAATGAAAAAGGTCATATGGCTGTGAAAGAAGTTATGTTAACCAATGAGCAATTAGCACAAAAGAAATTTAATGCAGCAGAAACGGCAGAACAAAAGCAAAAAATAGATCAAGCTATCAAAAATTATTATGAAGCACTGGTATTACAGCCTTCAATGCATCAGGCGCGTAAGCAATTAGCGGCATTGTATTACTCAGTTAATAACCTGGGTAGAGCACAGCAAATTTTAGCGCAAGGGGTGAATCTTTTCCCTGAAGAAGTTGAACTTGTGGTTTTAAAAGCAAAGGTAGAAAACGCGGCCTTTAATGCTGACAAAGCACTTAATACGCTTAATGCCATTGATGATAATAGTGAATGGGCTAGAGATAAGTGGATATTGCAAAGCGATATTGCTCAGAAGAATGGCCAATTTGAGATAGCTGAATCAGCCTATCGGTCATTGTTAACCCTTGAACCTTCGCAAGCTCGCTGGTGGATGGGATTAGCTTATGCATTAGATTCACAGCAACAATATTCGCAAGCGGCAGATGCCTACCGAAAAGCAATGTCTTATAGAGGTTTATCAACGGGCGCTATGACATATATAGAACAACGATTAATACAACTAGGAGGTAGCCAATGA
- a CDS encoding type II secretion system F family protein, whose amino-acid sequence MPTYQYRGRNSQGAAVNAHIESANESSAADALMSRGIIPLELREVKQTQSFSIGSIFVQKVSLEELQIFTRQMYSLTRSGIPILRAIAGLAETTHSQRMKDALNDISQQLTSGRPLSAAMNQHQDIFDSLFISMVHVGENTGRLEDAFTQLSSYIEREQETRRRIKSAMRYPIFVLIAISIAMVILNIMVIPKFADMFSRFGAELPWATRVLMTTSSLFVNYWHIMIVALVATIIGIRYWHHTAKGERQWDKWKLHIPAVGSIIERSTLSRYCRSFSMMLSAGVPMTQALSLVADAVDNSYMHDRIVAMRRGIESGESMLRVSNQSGLFTPLVLQMVAVGEETGQIDSLLNDAADFYEGEVDYDLKNLTAKLEPILIGFVAGIVLILALGIYLPMWDMLNVVKG is encoded by the coding sequence ATGCCTACTTACCAGTATCGAGGCCGGAATTCTCAAGGTGCAGCAGTAAACGCACACATTGAGTCAGCAAACGAGAGCAGCGCAGCTGATGCGCTCATGTCTCGTGGGATCATTCCGCTCGAACTGCGTGAAGTTAAGCAAACACAATCATTTAGTATTGGCAGTATTTTTGTTCAAAAAGTGTCATTAGAAGAGTTACAGATTTTTACCCGACAAATGTATTCGCTGACCCGATCGGGCATTCCGATTTTACGTGCAATTGCCGGACTTGCTGAAACCACTCATTCCCAAAGAATGAAAGATGCACTAAATGATATTTCGCAGCAATTAACTTCGGGTAGACCCTTGTCAGCTGCGATGAATCAACACCAAGACATATTCGATTCATTGTTTATCTCAATGGTTCATGTGGGCGAAAATACCGGTAGATTAGAAGACGCATTTACACAGTTATCAAGTTATATCGAGCGCGAACAAGAAACTCGTCGTCGAATAAAATCAGCCATGCGATATCCCATTTTCGTGTTGATTGCGATTTCGATTGCGATGGTGATATTGAACATTATGGTTATCCCTAAATTCGCCGATATGTTTTCACGCTTTGGTGCTGAGTTGCCCTGGGCAACAAGAGTCCTAATGACCACCTCAAGTTTATTCGTAAACTATTGGCATATTATGATTGTTGCTTTGGTGGCGACGATAATTGGCATTCGGTATTGGCATCACACCGCAAAAGGTGAGCGGCAATGGGATAAATGGAAGCTACATATTCCTGCTGTAGGATCAATTATTGAAAGGTCTACCTTATCTCGATATTGCCGAAGTTTTTCGATGATGCTAAGTGCAGGTGTCCCCATGACTCAGGCATTAAGTTTGGTTGCGGATGCAGTAGATAATAGCTATATGCACGATCGTATAGTGGCCATGCGCCGAGGCATTGAATCTGGCGAATCTATGCTTAGGGTCTCTAATCAAAGTGGTTTATTCACGCCTTTGGTATTGCAAATGGTTGCTGTTGGTGAAGAAACGGGTCAGATAGACAGTTTACTTAATGATGCCGCCGACTTTTATGAAGGTGAGGTCGATTACGATTTAAAAAATCTCACTGCCAAATTAGAACCTATTTTGATCGGCTTTGTGGCCGGTATTGTATTGATATTAGCCTTGGGTATTTACCTTCCTATGTGGGATATGCTTAATGTTGTTAAAGGATAA
- a CDS encoding MSHA biogenesis protein MshK encodes MAKSLRDPTLPGQGFVVSSTSVNQPESLVLNSIVNSNKPHAVINNKIVFVGDSIEGVRIEYIGKHYVNLSDGRKLKLFQSITER; translated from the coding sequence ATGGCTAAATCACTGCGAGATCCAACGTTACCAGGTCAAGGTTTTGTTGTCAGCTCAACGAGTGTGAATCAGCCTGAATCTTTGGTGCTCAATAGTATCGTGAACAGTAATAAACCCCATGCGGTTATTAACAACAAGATAGTATTTGTTGGCGACAGCATTGAAGGGGTACGAATTGAATATATTGGAAAGCATTATGTCAACTTGTCAGATGGCAGAAAACTAAAGCTATTTCAATCGATAACAGAGCGATAG
- the mshL gene encoding pilus (MSHA type) biogenesis protein MshL: protein MNVIKYVTPLLSLCLLGCQTTDRPDPGTAKSELAQSLEQAEMAENIVPPPALMPEDVQRELNGSSLLGGSAASLPKERRFDVSANDVDAKVFFPSLVQGTPLSVAVHPDVTGSISVSLNGVTLSEVIKVIEDIYGYEVSQEGRILRIFPAGMRTETYPLNYIYMEREGLSLTSVSSGRISDGNDNSSSGSSNSNSNSSNSNSNNSNSGNSSNSDSSDNTNGTFIRSTTKTNFWGELEKTLESIIGDTGGGRQVVITPQAGLVTVRAYPNELRQVSKFLDIAETHLQRQVILEAKILEVTLSDGYQQGIQWDNVLGHAGSTDIGFGTSPGSGLSDQITNVIGGVTSISLTGTDFSTMISLLDTQGDVDVLSSPRVTASNNQKAVIKVGNDEYFVTDVSSTTVAGTTPVTTPQVELTPFFSGIALDVTPQIDGEGNVLLHVHPSVIEVSEQIKEIKVSGSSLELPLAQSEIRESDTVIKAASGDVVVIGGLMKSENIEVVSKVPLLGDIPFLGEAFTNRSRSTKKTELIIMLKPTVVGADTWTNELKRSKDLLDRWYPEEE, encoded by the coding sequence ATGAATGTGATTAAATATGTAACCCCTCTGCTATCTTTGTGTTTGCTTGGTTGCCAAACCACCGACAGACCCGATCCTGGCACTGCTAAAAGTGAACTGGCTCAGTCGCTTGAACAAGCTGAAATGGCCGAAAATATTGTACCGCCGCCAGCGTTGATGCCAGAAGACGTACAGCGTGAATTAAACGGTTCAAGTTTGTTAGGCGGCTCTGCTGCTAGCTTGCCAAAAGAGCGACGTTTCGATGTATCAGCAAACGATGTCGATGCGAAAGTATTTTTCCCTAGTCTTGTTCAAGGTACGCCGTTAAGTGTGGCTGTTCACCCAGATGTGACGGGTAGTATTTCAGTCTCGTTAAATGGGGTGACATTATCTGAAGTTATCAAGGTAATTGAAGACATTTACGGCTATGAAGTTAGCCAAGAAGGGCGTATTTTACGTATTTTCCCTGCAGGTATGCGAACTGAAACCTATCCGCTAAATTATATTTATATGGAACGTGAAGGTTTGTCATTAACGTCTGTTAGTTCCGGCAGAATTTCTGATGGTAATGACAATTCAAGTTCAGGGTCTAGCAATAGTAATTCCAATAGTAGCAACAGTAATTCAAACAACAGCAATAGCGGCAATAGTAGTAACAGTGATAGTAGTGACAATACTAATGGCACCTTTATTCGCTCAACCACCAAAACAAATTTTTGGGGTGAATTAGAAAAAACCTTAGAGTCGATAATTGGCGATACTGGCGGTGGCCGACAAGTTGTTATTACTCCACAAGCTGGCTTAGTGACAGTAAGAGCTTATCCAAATGAACTTCGTCAAGTGAGTAAATTCTTAGATATTGCCGAAACCCATCTACAACGCCAGGTAATACTAGAAGCCAAAATTTTAGAAGTCACCTTGTCGGATGGTTATCAACAAGGGATTCAATGGGACAATGTCCTTGGTCATGCTGGTAGTACGGATATTGGCTTTGGTACTTCTCCTGGTAGTGGCTTAAGTGATCAAATAACTAATGTTATTGGTGGCGTGACCTCAATTAGTTTAACGGGTACGGATTTCAGTACCATGATCAGCCTATTGGATACGCAAGGGGATGTTGATGTACTTTCAAGCCCAAGAGTCACAGCATCGAATAACCAAAAAGCAGTAATTAAAGTGGGTAATGATGAATACTTCGTTACTGATGTATCTTCTACTACTGTCGCAGGAACAACCCCTGTAACCACCCCTCAAGTTGAGTTAACGCCTTTCTTCTCTGGTATCGCATTAGATGTTACGCCTCAAATTGATGGTGAAGGTAATGTCCTTTTACATGTTCATCCTTCAGTTATTGAAGTCTCTGAGCAAATTAAAGAAATTAAGGTAAGTGGATCGTCACTAGAGCTACCATTAGCCCAAAGTGAAATTCGTGAGTCAGACACCGTGATTAAAGCGGCTTCAGGTGATGTAGTCGTGATCGGCGGACTGATGAAGAGTGAGAATATTGAAGTCGTGTCAAAAGTACCGCTACTCGGTGATATTCCATTCCTTGGTGAAGCATTTACCAATCGCAGTAGATCAACCAAGAAAACTGAGCTCATTATCATGCTTAAACCTACAGTGGTGGGGGCAGATACTTGGACGAATGAGCTAAAACGTTCAAAAGATCTATTAGACCGTTGGTATCCAGAGGAAGAGTAA
- a CDS encoding GspE/PulE family protein codes for MKPKLKMRLGDLLVQEHIISNDQLMQALAEQRNSGKKLGRTLIDLNSITEDQLLQFLSQQLNLPYLDISRLSIPPEVVNLIPEVQARRYRALVVEATSDTVTLAMSDPADLQAIDNLEVFIAPKRITIAVTPEQQLLDAFDNLYRRTDEIAKIAGELEEEYAADDMFDLASITDGDSDNETTVVKLLQSIFEDAVQMRASDIHIEPGEKVLRIRQRIDGQLHENTLDEVNIASALVLRLKLMAGLDISEKRMPQDGRFHIEVKGHKIDIRMSTMPIYHGESVVMRLLDQSAGLLTLNETGMPNHILERIRKQIKRPHGMLLVTGPTGSGKTTTLYGILSELNKADTKIITVEDPVEYQLPRINQVQVNHKIGLDFSNVLRTTLRQDPDIIMVGEMRDQETVEIGLRGALTGHFVLSTLHTNDAITSALRLLDMGAASYLVASALRVIIAQRLVRRVCSNCVTHYQPTVGELAWMKASSKVDFSQATFKVGVGCQSCNGSGYRGRIGIFELLELDEAMVDAMRTGNPQDFARAAKLSPSFIPLADSAFEYLFNGMTTIEEVAKLVEDVNEILMPDSTPTNTGVGS; via the coding sequence ATGAAACCTAAATTAAAAATGCGTTTGGGCGATCTTTTAGTTCAAGAGCATATTATCTCTAATGACCAGCTAATGCAGGCGTTAGCAGAGCAACGTAATTCAGGTAAAAAATTGGGTCGTACGCTTATTGATCTCAATAGTATTACTGAAGATCAATTGTTGCAGTTCTTGTCGCAGCAGCTCAATTTACCTTATCTAGATATCAGTAGATTATCGATACCTCCAGAGGTCGTTAATCTGATCCCTGAAGTGCAAGCAAGGCGTTATCGCGCGTTAGTCGTTGAGGCGACTTCGGATACCGTAACGTTAGCAATGAGTGATCCTGCTGACTTACAAGCCATTGATAATTTAGAAGTGTTCATTGCACCGAAAAGAATCACTATTGCAGTAACGCCAGAGCAACAGTTACTGGATGCCTTCGATAACCTTTATCGACGCACTGATGAAATCGCTAAAATTGCCGGAGAGTTAGAAGAAGAATACGCTGCAGATGATATGTTCGATTTGGCGAGCATCACTGATGGCGATAGCGACAATGAAACAACCGTTGTTAAGCTTCTACAATCAATTTTTGAAGATGCGGTACAAATGCGTGCATCAGATATTCATATCGAACCAGGCGAAAAAGTGCTACGTATTCGTCAACGTATCGATGGGCAGTTACATGAAAATACCCTAGATGAAGTCAATATTGCCTCAGCGCTAGTACTGCGTTTGAAACTGATGGCTGGCCTAGATATTTCAGAAAAGCGTATGCCGCAAGATGGCCGTTTTCATATCGAAGTCAAAGGCCATAAAATTGATATTCGTATGTCGACGATGCCAATTTACCATGGCGAATCAGTGGTTATGCGTCTGCTTGACCAATCTGCAGGTTTGCTAACGCTTAACGAAACCGGCATGCCAAACCATATCTTGGAGCGCATACGTAAACAAATTAAGCGTCCACACGGGATGTTATTGGTGACAGGGCCAACAGGTAGCGGTAAAACAACCACCTTGTACGGTATTTTAAGTGAGTTAAACAAAGCGGATACAAAAATTATTACCGTAGAAGATCCGGTGGAATACCAATTGCCGCGGATTAACCAAGTACAAGTTAACCATAAAATTGGCTTAGACTTTTCTAACGTGTTAAGAACCACACTTCGTCAAGATCCCGATATTATTATGGTTGGTGAGATGCGTGACCAAGAAACCGTCGAAATTGGTTTACGAGGCGCATTAACGGGTCACTTTGTATTATCTACCTTGCATACCAATGATGCGATTACGAGTGCCTTACGACTGTTAGATATGGGCGCAGCGAGTTATCTTGTGGCCAGTGCATTACGAGTCATTATTGCGCAGCGTCTAGTAAGACGTGTTTGTTCGAATTGTGTCACTCATTACCAACCAACAGTCGGCGAACTTGCCTGGATGAAAGCTTCATCCAAGGTCGATTTTAGCCAAGCAACATTTAAAGTGGGTGTCGGCTGTCAAAGTTGTAATGGCTCTGGTTATCGTGGTCGTATTGGTATTTTTGAATTACTAGAACTTGATGAAGCCATGGTCGATGCGATGCGAACTGGTAATCCGCAAGATTTTGCCCGTGCAGCAAAACTAAGCCCAAGTTTTATCCCCTTAGCTGATTCTGCTTTTGAGTATTTATTTAATGGCATGACGACCATTGAAGAAGTAGCAAAATTAGTAGAAGACGTGAATGAAATTTTAATGCCAGATTCGACACCAACTAACACTGGGGTAGGGAGTTAA
- a CDS encoding MSHA biogenesis protein MshJ produces MKQTWNKLESQFNVLSQRERVLITVATLVVMAMIVYLPVESIWLQQQKLSKQVIQIENENNVSVQQIDLYEQRLSMDPNTDYRNRLALIETESEQMDANLDEQMISMVPANYMPTVLTNLLGNINDVKLLSFGSIAPKALLQVGEEDKMNLYSHGIRLTLEGRYFSILKFIESIEAMPDKLYWKRLNYHVDQHPNATVEIELYTLSINKEFISVAQ; encoded by the coding sequence ATGAAGCAAACGTGGAATAAACTGGAGTCACAGTTTAATGTGCTAAGCCAAAGAGAGCGGGTGTTAATTACCGTCGCTACTCTGGTGGTGATGGCGATGATTGTATATTTACCGGTTGAAAGTATTTGGCTTCAGCAGCAAAAATTATCAAAACAAGTCATTCAAATTGAGAATGAAAATAATGTCTCAGTACAGCAAATTGACTTGTATGAACAAAGATTATCAATGGATCCGAATACCGATTATCGTAATCGGTTAGCGCTGATTGAAACGGAATCAGAGCAGATGGATGCCAATTTGGATGAACAGATGATCTCCATGGTACCCGCTAATTATATGCCTACCGTACTCACAAATCTGTTGGGTAATATTAACGATGTGAAGTTACTTTCGTTTGGTTCTATAGCGCCTAAAGCACTATTGCAGGTGGGTGAAGAGGACAAAATGAACCTCTATAGCCATGGCATTAGACTGACTTTAGAAGGTCGCTACTTCTCTATCTTGAAATTTATTGAATCAATTGAAGCGATGCCAGATAAGTTATATTGGAAAAGACTGAATTACCATGTTGATCAACATCCCAATGCAACGGTTGAAATTGAGCTTTATACCTTAAGTATTAATAAGGAGTTTATTAGTGTTGCACAATAA
- a CDS encoding MSHA biogenesis protein MshF — protein sequence MQKQQQSESDLLKTYTRLITLTLVLVVIGVIGTKHFSSVDNVGVKSLELEHSRMLYVLAMVKSQWLSQGKPKTLKLRWEKISSLTVDEQPRDNVINMSSNGWPILSSLSSQGCSDWWGKLMASKLLNLKVVVNYQPESEICHFATPQSGSISYQVSSGRVIFVGGSD from the coding sequence ATGCAAAAACAGCAGCAATCAGAAAGCGATCTACTTAAAACCTACACACGTTTAATCACTTTGACGTTAGTGTTAGTGGTTATTGGTGTGATTGGTACCAAGCACTTTTCAAGTGTTGATAATGTCGGTGTAAAAAGCTTAGAGCTAGAGCATAGTCGGATGTTATATGTACTAGCGATGGTTAAAAGTCAGTGGCTCAGTCAAGGCAAACCTAAGACTTTGAAGCTGAGGTGGGAAAAAATCAGTTCGCTTACAGTGGATGAGCAGCCTAGAGATAACGTGATTAATATGTCTTCTAATGGATGGCCGATACTTAGCAGTTTATCATCACAAGGATGCAGTGATTGGTGGGGGAAACTTATGGCAAGTAAATTGCTTAATTTAAAAGTAGTGGTAAATTATCAACCAGAGTCAGAAATTTGCCATTTTGCAACACCGCAAAGTGGCAGCATAAGCTATCAAGTTTCTTCGGGGCGTGTGATATTTGTCGGAGGTTCTGATTAA
- a CDS encoding ExeA family protein has translation MYQQHFGLGQLPFTLTPNTQFFFGLTPHVEALQVLQIAIANGEGFIKVTGEVGTGKTLICRKLMNDLPSDYHCAYVPNPYLSPDELRWALAAELGLEIQNDLNQQQLTGLIQTRLLELNGQGFKVILVLDEAQALPNQSLETLRLFTNLETESAKLIQVVLFGQPELDNRLQAPSLRQLKQRITFSYNLRPLIWDEIKAYIEYRLGVAGYQGNQLFSDKDIKLIAQAARGIPRLVNIIANKALLLCFAEGKQQVLSKHCKAAIIDTEDADVVLPSNRMNAWVFGILIISASLVMLLIADVDWLSILRESI, from the coding sequence ATGTATCAGCAGCACTTTGGCCTGGGTCAATTACCATTTACATTGACGCCAAATACTCAGTTTTTCTTTGGCTTAACGCCTCATGTGGAAGCGCTGCAAGTGCTGCAAATTGCCATCGCCAATGGTGAAGGTTTCATTAAGGTTACAGGTGAGGTTGGTACAGGGAAAACATTGATTTGTCGTAAATTGATGAATGATTTACCCAGTGATTACCATTGTGCTTATGTACCAAACCCCTATTTAAGCCCCGATGAACTTCGATGGGCATTAGCTGCAGAGCTTGGTTTAGAAATACAAAATGACTTGAACCAACAACAGTTAACAGGGCTTATCCAAACTCGCTTACTCGAGCTTAATGGCCAAGGTTTTAAAGTGATTTTAGTATTAGATGAAGCGCAAGCCTTGCCTAATCAAAGTTTGGAAACACTAAGGTTATTCACCAATTTAGAAACTGAAAGCGCGAAGTTAATACAGGTGGTGTTATTTGGTCAGCCAGAACTTGATAACCGTTTACAAGCACCATCATTAAGGCAGTTGAAGCAGCGTATTACTTTTAGCTATAACCTTAGACCGCTGATTTGGGACGAGATAAAAGCCTATATTGAATATCGCTTGGGTGTTGCAGGCTATCAAGGCAACCAGTTATTCAGCGATAAAGATATTAAGCTAATAGCACAAGCGGCTCGAGGCATACCGAGATTAGTAAATATTATTGCCAATAAAGCGCTATTGCTGTGTTTTGCTGAAGGTAAGCAACAAGTGTTAAGCAAGCATTGCAAAGCAGCAATTATTGATACTGAAGACGCGGATGTAGTGTTACCCAGTAACCGCATGAATGCTTGGGTGTTTGGAATTTTAATTATAAGCGCTTCACTGGTGATGCTATTGATTGCCGATGTTGACTGGTTATCTATTTTAAGAGAGTCAATATGA